Part of the Ctenopharyngodon idella isolate HZGC_01 chromosome 24, HZGC01, whole genome shotgun sequence genome, AGCTGTAGTCACAGAGAGCTGGTAAAGGATTGAACTTCCATTCATTGGACATAAGCAGACCAGTACCACCACCCCTCCCAATCTGGTGTGGGGTGTGAGAGAAAGTGAAATTAGAGGAGAGGGCTGCCGGTGTGGCAGTGTCCTCTGGTTTGATCCATGTCTCAGTCAGAGCCATGAGAAGGAGACCTGAATGAATAGCAATAGATGTAATGAagtctgctttgtttacagcagaTTGACAATTCCAGAGACCAATAGAAATTGAAAGTAATGTACTAGATGACATGAGTAAAATACGCAGGTTGTTATGATTGCACTGCCTCCAACGTGTGGCACGCGATTTACAAATGATAGTAATAGTGGGAATTTGGAAGCACATATCTAAAACAGGTCGCAAGATAGACAAACAAGAACAAACTGTATAAAAgaggaaggaaagaaggaaaaagaaaagagcaATACTCAAGTGCCTTGTCGGTGTCCTTGCTCGGTGGAGTCGCGCAGGTAGAGTCGCTGGTCTTTACACTCTTCGGTCTTCACACGAGGAGGGCTTCACACGAGTTTTATACCCGCTTGATACAACGTTAATTAGTTCAGCAGGCCACGCCTTACTGACTCAGAGCGAAACAAGAAACAAACGCGACTTGCCACATGAATACAGTAAACAAACTTCCTAGCAACGACACAGCACTAAAATCAAACTagaaataacacaaaaacacttacaGTATGTAGATCCTCCTGTTGCTTGACTGCTACTCTCATGTTCATGTTCTCAATGTTCtgatgaacatgaacaaacctCATCTCTCCATTAGTCCAACTCTTCTGACTCATTTCAGAGAATAAAGTGTGGACAGTGAAACTCATATTTGATCATCAGGTGATTATGTTCCTCTCAGAATAGAGCAGCTCCATCAGCAGATGTTCAGCGTCCTCACAGGAGCTTCATGTTACTGGAATCCACTGCTTCTCTTGTTTCTGGAGATACACTGGGAAAGTTCAAATAAGACCTTGTTATtactaaaaggaaaaaaataaataaacccatttcacattttaaaaagtttgatGTTGAAGAAACAGTCGTGTCTGACTCAAATAATTACTGGAGATCAGGTTATAAATGGAGATGAAGCAGTCGCAGGTTTAGTGTTTGTTAACAGCGGGGTTTGTCGcccacattacagtaatgatgtgtttgtttctgctaGATGCAGTTGTGTTTTACCCCAATGAATGTTTATCTGTTTCATatcctcttctttctttttcttcttttcttcctttttcttcTCTTGTCCCTCGTAATACACACCAAAGTTCAGGAAAACCTGCATGATCCCAAAGCGACTGTGGAAATTACTGAAGCACATCTGATAAAAACCTGCTGAGATACACATGatcattcgttcattcattcattcaacttttttttgtttgtaatttttggagtttgaaagtgtgattttaatatggtactttgatattaattaatttagtataatttttcctttaatgtttcatgaagaaagaaaacacacattaacaacattaatttttataaacaacaaacaaacttttattctCTGAATTATTCTCTGTCTGGGATTCACTGCATGGTCCACATGAAATCCTCTTTGAGTTCTAGAAACAGATGATTTTTCTGTTCATAACGTGGGCAGCAGATGTACTAAAACACGTATCAAGGTGAGACTCACCAGTCTCCTCAACACTGAAGACAATCTGAGCACTTTCATCGTCAGCTGTGCCGATTATTAATCCGCTCGGAGCATTAACAATCACAGACAGATGTCTATCAAG contains:
- the LOC127507820 gene encoding uncharacterized protein LOC127507820 isoform X2 — encoded protein: MCFQIPTITIICKSRATRWRQCNHNNLRILLMSSSTLLSISIGLWNCQSAVNKADFITSIAIHSGLLLMALTETWIKPEDTATPAALSSNFTFSHTPHQIGRGGGTGLLMSNEWKFNPLPALCDYSSFESHAITITYPAKIHAVVLYRPPGQLGNFLEELDVLLSSFPEDGTSLLVLGDFNIHLDKPQAADFRTLLASFDLKRVSTTATHKSEQSP